A window of Candidatus Kinetoplastibacterium crithidii (ex Angomonas deanei ATCC 30255) contains these coding sequences:
- the rplW gene encoding 50S ribosomal protein L23: MNAERLMQIILSPVVTEKATFIADKHRQVIFRVLPDATKLEVKAAVELLFKVQVDSVAMLNRKGKVKKFGRFVGRRRHEKKAYISLRDGYEINFAEVA, translated from the coding sequence ATGAATGCAGAACGTTTGATGCAAATAATTTTATCTCCTGTGGTTACCGAAAAAGCTACTTTTATTGCTGATAAACATCGTCAGGTTATTTTTCGTGTGTTGCCAGATGCAACTAAATTAGAAGTTAAAGCAGCAGTAGAATTATTATTCAAAGTGCAAGTTGACTCTGTTGCTATGCTTAACCGCAAGGGTAAAGTTAAGAAATTTGGTCGTTTTGTGGGCCGTAGACGTCATGAGAAAAAGGCATATATTTCTCTCCGTGATGGTTATGAAATTAACTTTGCAGAGGTGGCATAA